The nucleotide sequence ATCCATCTTTCTTAGGCATCATTACATCTAACAAACAAATATCAAAATGCCCATTAGCGAATGCTTTTAACGCTTCTTCTCCGTTTAGACATAAGGTAACATCAAATCCATTCGACTTTAGATTATCTTGCACCACAAAGCCCAAATTGTTGTCGTCTTCGGCTAATAAAACATGTAATTTTTTAGTTTCATTCATAATTTAGGTATTAAAAGGAAGTTTAACAATAAACGTTGAACCTTCGTTTTCTTTACTCGATACTTTAATTTTTCCACGATAAGCTGTTACAATGGTTTGAACATAATTTAAACCTAATCCAAACCCTTTAATATTGTGAACATCACCTGTTGGGACACGGTAGAATTTTTCAAAAATGTGTTTCTGGTTTTCTTTAGAAATACCAATACCATTGTCTTTTACACTTATTTCTATTCCTGAAAAATAATTGGATGTAGCTATTTCTATTCGAGGATTTTCTGGTGAATATTTTATTGCATTATCTATCAGGTTAAGTAAAATACTTGAAATGTGTACTTTATCTCCAATTATTTGATGTTTTTTTGCACCCAACATACAAGTAATTTTTCCATGTTGATTTTCCAGTATTAAATCAAAACTTTTTACTGTTTCGTTTATTACTTCATGTAAATCTATCAGTTCGTTTTCCAACTTCAACTTATCAATCTCTAAAGTAGCTAGCTGCAATACTTTATCTACTTGGTCTTTTAGCCGATTATTTTCATCTTTAATGATTTGAGCATAACTTTTAATACGTTCGGGTTCTGACGAAATATTGGGTTGCAACAACACGTCCGACGAAAGTGAAATGGTTGAAATTGGTGTTTTAAATTCGTGAGTTATGTTATTGATGAAATCGTTTTTAATTTCCGACAAACGTTTTTGTTTAAGGATAACACTTATGGTATATCCAAAGAAAATAATGATAATTAAAATGATGGAGGACGAAAACACCCAAATTCCCATTTCGTTAATCAAATAGGTTCGTTTGGAAGGGAAATAAACGCCAAAATAGTGTCCATCTCTATCCCATTTAATGTTATACGATTTAGATTGTAGCTTATTCTTATCCTCGTTGT is from Flavobacteriales bacterium and encodes:
- a CDS encoding HAMP domain-containing histidine kinase; translation: MKRQTIRTIILLATISLVGIIATQYFWVKNAYNLEEKQFNERVNIALSNVSHQLLNMNNDESQLLNPVKQISSNYFIAIINDTVHPYLLETLLTNEFKTRNLHMDFEYVIYDCFTDSIVFGDYISLNNEDKNKLQSKSYNIKWDRDGHYFGVYFPSKRTYLINEMGIWVFSSSIILIIIIFFGYTISVILKQKRLSEIKNDFINNITHEFKTPISTISLSSDVLLQPNISSEPERIKSYAQIIKDENNRLKDQVDKVLQLATLEIDKLKLENELIDLHEVINETVKSFDLILENQHGKITCMLGAKKHQIIGDKVHISSILLNLIDNAIKYSPENPRIEIATSNYFSGIEISVKDNGIGISKENQKHIFEKFYRVPTGDVHNIKGFGLGLNYVQTIVTAYRGKIKVSSKENEGSTFIVKLPFNT